One stretch of Gloeocapsa sp. DLM2.Bin57 DNA includes these proteins:
- a CDS encoding nuclease — MLDLVKLAKQLPGMSEQMKQEALASAKRLQKALELLNEAQNNLAQLLEKQQQWSDRLIFPAATPIESLDTPITIPKPPTSHSVFATDGSQIAPSHHEIAYCYLINIGLIMLHYGQNLHPLLESIPEIYYKPEDLYIAKQWGIRTEEWMSYKRTIAEAKALATTACDWVKPPGAHYEPNLALVDGSLIYWFLETLPTEAKNLILPEIFASWAALRAENIPLIGYISASRSRESLSFLRLQACPYPESDCQRYCANLDKTPCHVTESLRDTTVWGYLLQPGERSPLWRSNIRILNDYNQIDRVYFCYLNVGTEIARLDIPAWVVENPPLLEQSLSIILAQVYKGDGYPISLAEAHNQAVVKGGDRYRFFALLEKEMISAGLKNVSISYKETSKRGSIA, encoded by the coding sequence ATGCTTGATTTGGTTAAATTAGCTAAACAATTACCCGGTATGAGTGAGCAGATGAAGCAAGAAGCCCTAGCTTCCGCTAAAAGGCTGCAAAAAGCCCTAGAATTATTAAATGAGGCTCAAAACAATCTAGCACAGTTATTGGAAAAACAGCAACAATGGAGCGATCGCCTGATTTTTCCCGCAGCCACTCCCATTGAATCTCTAGATACACCCATTACTATCCCTAAACCTCCTACCAGTCATAGTGTGTTTGCTACCGATGGTTCACAAATAGCCCCATCTCATCACGAAATAGCCTATTGTTATCTGATTAATATCGGTTTGATTATGCTTCACTATGGGCAAAATCTTCACCCTCTTTTAGAGAGTATTCCAGAAATATATTATAAGCCAGAAGATTTATACATCGCTAAACAATGGGGAATTCGTACCGAAGAATGGATGAGTTATAAACGCACCATAGCAGAAGCAAAAGCACTCGCTACCACCGCTTGTGATTGGGTTAAACCACCTGGTGCACATTATGAACCAAATTTAGCTTTAGTAGATGGTTCACTGATTTACTGGTTTTTAGAAACTTTACCCACAGAAGCTAAAAATCTCATTCTTCCGGAAATTTTCGCCTCTTGGGCAGCTTTACGAGCAGAAAATATCCCTTTAATAGGTTATATTAGCGCTTCAAGGAGTAGAGAAAGTCTGAGTTTTTTACGTTTACAAGCTTGTCCTTACCCTGAAAGCGATTGTCAACGATATTGCGCTAATCTCGATAAAACCCCTTGTCATGTCACAGAGTCTCTCAGAGATACCACTGTTTGGGGTTATCTTTTACAACCAGGAGAAAGAAGTCCACTCTGGCGTAGTAATATCAGGATTTTAAATGACTATAATCAGATTGATCGTGTCTATTTTTGTTATCTCAACGTAGGTACAGAGATAGCTAGGTTAGATATACCAGCTTGGGTGGTGGAAAATCCACCCTTACTCGAACAATCCCTGAGTATCATTCTCGCACAAGTGTATAAAGGTGATGGTTATCCTATTTCTCTAGCTGAAGCACATAATCAAGCGGTAGTTAAAGGAGGCGATCGCTATCGCTTTTTTGCACTTTTAGAAAAAGAAATGATTAGCGCAGGTTTAAAAAATGTCAGTATCTCTTATAAGGAAACTAGTAAACGGGGAAGTATTGCTTAA
- a CDS encoding NC domain-containing protein, whose product MGLGEQIYVYRELLNLEGVYQHHGIDCGDGTVIHYRKPSEIIEQTSLVTFARGNQVYLREYLDGFCFIPEIVVERAKSRLGEQKYNLLFNNCEHFATWCKTGISDSKQVRDFTPIISRLNVDELTNPLFNAFKQTDSANAQNMINKALGDIRTVWDKIQPQYQQALQERDSWQKVAQEALRRNREDLAKAALQRKLSYQSQAQDLEKQLAELAKMTENLLKNAPKQK is encoded by the coding sequence ATGGGTTTAGGTGAACAAATTTACGTTTATCGTGAGTTATTAAATCTCGAAGGAGTCTATCAACATCATGGGATTGACTGTGGTGATGGGACAGTAATTCATTATCGTAAACCATCAGAGATAATTGAGCAAACTTCTTTAGTAACTTTTGCTCGGGGTAATCAAGTTTACCTTAGAGAATATCTCGATGGTTTTTGTTTTATTCCCGAAATAGTCGTAGAAAGAGCGAAAAGTCGTTTAGGAGAGCAAAAATATAACCTCTTGTTTAACAATTGTGAACATTTTGCTACTTGGTGTAAAACAGGGATTAGTGATAGTAAACAAGTGCGGGATTTTACACCCATAATTTCTCGCCTGAATGTAGATGAGTTAACTAATCCTCTGTTCAACGCTTTTAAACAAACAGATTCTGCTAACGCTCAAAATATGATTAATAAAGCTTTAGGAGATATTAGAACAGTTTGGGATAAGATTCAACCCCAATATCAACAAGCTTTACAAGAAAGGGATAGTTGGCAAAAAGTCGCTCAAGAAGCTTTACGACGTAATCGCGAAGACTTAGCTAAAGCAGCATTGCAACGTAAATTATCTTATCAAAGTCAAGCACAAGATTTAGAAAAGCAATTAGCTGAATTAGCAAAAATGACCGAAAACCTACTCAAAAATGCTCCTAAGCAAAAGTAG
- a CDS encoding rhomboid family intramembrane serine protease, translated as MVHKTKNKIKQQLTILISFVAVFWILEIVDIVIFGGNLDRFGIRPTRISGLWGIPLAPFLHGGLGHLIANTIPFLILGWLVMLQRIRDFWLVTILATLIGGLGIWFFGAPNSVHIGASILIFGYLGFLLSRGLFQGNPASIALAVVTFLLYGHMIWGILPGVPHISWQGHLFGFLGGVFSARVISQNGKKDNTDKWV; from the coding sequence ATGGTTCACAAAACTAAAAATAAAATCAAGCAACAATTGACTATTCTGATTAGCTTTGTTGCGGTATTTTGGATTTTAGAGATTGTCGATATCGTGATTTTTGGCGGTAATTTAGATCGCTTCGGGATTAGACCAACTCGTATTAGTGGGTTATGGGGGATTCCTTTAGCGCCATTTTTACATGGAGGGTTAGGTCATTTAATCGCCAATACCATCCCTTTTCTGATTCTGGGTTGGTTAGTAATGCTGCAGAGAATTAGGGATTTTTGGCTAGTTACTATCTTAGCAACGCTAATTGGAGGTTTAGGTATTTGGTTTTTTGGTGCGCCTAATTCGGTACATATTGGCGCTAGTATTTTAATTTTCGGCTATTTAGGCTTTTTATTATCCCGTGGTTTATTCCAGGGTAATCCAGCTTCGATCGCCCTAGCTGTAGTCACATTTCTACTCTATGGTCACATGATTTGGGGTATATTACCTGGTGTTCCCCATATTTCTTGGCAAGGTCATTTATTCGGGTTTCTAGGGGGGGTATTCTCAGCCCGTGTAATTTCTCAAAACGGCAAAAAGGACAATACTGATAAATGGGTTTAG
- a CDS encoding 2-succinylbenzoate--CoA ligase, with the protein MVQRKLAQQITNNWLVNYDNQKFYNQVQGFINLLQSTWQKSTPPKILLAEDNPYLFLALFLACVILDYPVFLANPSWSVSEWQQVCQLIQPSLLWDTHKQQFIFSDFSEIPSNHFSGKIMIPTGGSSGQIRFAMHNWETLTASIQGFSQYFAQKTINSCCLLPLYHVSGLMQCLRSLVTGGKLLIFPYSDLKNDHIPSFSPQDYFLSLVPTQLQFLLASNPLWLSQFKTILLGGAPSWTSLLNQARQEGIPLALTYGMTETAALIVALKPEQFLQGNDTMGQVLPHAQVEILTEQGEILDYGQTGIIGIKASSLCLGYYPDTFSQDVLFWSNDLGSLNAEGYLTILGRRNRLIITGGEKVCAEEVEKVIKDTGLVDDVCVVGLPHSYWGEVVVAVYVSFTSNPTDQAITEKMSGKLSKFKLPKHWLQIDKIPRNSQGKINYLQVQQWVVTQLGVVY; encoded by the coding sequence ATGGTTCAAAGAAAATTAGCACAACAAATAACCAACAACTGGTTAGTTAACTATGATAATCAAAAATTTTATAACCAAGTACAAGGGTTTATTAACCTCTTGCAATCCACTTGGCAAAAATCAACCCCCCCTAAAATACTTTTAGCTGAGGATAATCCCTATTTATTTTTAGCCTTATTTTTAGCCTGTGTCATCCTAGACTATCCCGTTTTCCTGGCTAATCCTTCCTGGAGTGTATCGGAATGGCAACAGGTGTGCCAACTTATACAACCATCATTACTTTGGGATACCCATAAACAGCAATTTATCTTCTCTGATTTCTCAGAAATACCCTCTAATCACTTTTCGGGAAAAATTATGATCCCAACAGGAGGAAGTTCTGGTCAAATTCGCTTTGCTATGCACAATTGGGAGACTCTAACCGCATCAATTCAGGGTTTTAGTCAATATTTTGCGCAAAAAACCATCAATTCCTGTTGTTTGTTGCCACTATATCACGTCAGTGGTTTAATGCAGTGTTTGCGTTCATTAGTAACAGGAGGAAAACTGCTGATTTTTCCTTACTCAGACTTAAAAAATGATCACATACCCTCATTTTCTCCTCAAGACTATTTTCTATCTCTAGTCCCTACTCAATTACAATTTTTATTAGCCTCAAATCCTCTGTGGTTATCTCAATTTAAAACTATTTTACTCGGTGGTGCACCTAGTTGGACAAGCCTACTTAATCAAGCTAGACAGGAGGGAATCCCCTTAGCTTTAACCTATGGGATGACAGAGACAGCAGCTTTGATAGTTGCTCTTAAACCTGAACAATTTCTCCAGGGGAATGATACCATGGGTCAAGTTCTTCCTCATGCTCAGGTTGAGATCTTAACTGAACAAGGAGAAATTCTCGATTATGGACAAACTGGCATAATTGGGATTAAAGCATCTTCTCTCTGTTTAGGCTATTATCCCGATACTTTTAGTCAAGATGTCCTTTTTTGGAGTAATGATTTAGGTAGTTTGAATGCTGAAGGTTATTTAACCATACTTGGGCGTAGAAATCGCCTGATTATTACCGGGGGTGAGAAAGTTTGTGCAGAAGAAGTGGAAAAAGTAATTAAAGATACTGGATTAGTGGATGATGTCTGTGTTGTCGGTTTACCCCATTCCTATTGGGGAGAAGTTGTCGTCGCGGTTTATGTCTCTTTTACCTCTAACCCGACAGATCAAGCTATAACCGAGAAAATGAGCGGAAAATTGAGTAAGTTTAAACTTCCTAAACACTGGTTACAGATAGACAAGATACCTCGTAATAGTCAGGGAAAAATTAATTATCTGCAAGTTCAACAATGGGTAGTTACACAGCTAGGGGTTGTTTATTGA
- a CDS encoding o-succinylbenzoate synthase, with translation MEILFSFITYQRPFLTPLVTHYGTWKVREGIIIYLVDQEGRVGKGEIAPLPWFGSESLAQALLFCQELNQEKFRESTLNQIPSGLTACQFGFTTAWEDLHSPSTVLEDSLNYSYLLPHGEKAISICQQERQKGRTTFKWKIAIQPLETELQIFSQLVSVLKGAKLRLDANGGLNYQEAIAWLKIADKTGVVEFLEQPLPPREFSTMLDLSQKSNTAIALDESVATLTELETCYQQGWRGVYVVKPAIAGSPQKLKQLCQKYQLDIVFSSVFETEIGRQGILKLARELNLTRPLGFSVNQWFKEN, from the coding sequence ATGGAGATATTGTTTAGTTTTATTACCTATCAACGTCCATTTCTTACTCCCTTGGTGACACATTATGGGACTTGGAAAGTTAGAGAAGGTATAATTATCTACTTAGTTGACCAAGAAGGTAGAGTAGGAAAGGGTGAAATTGCTCCTTTACCTTGGTTTGGTTCAGAATCTTTAGCACAAGCACTGTTATTTTGTCAAGAGTTAAACCAAGAAAAATTTAGAGAAAGTACCCTTAATCAGATTCCCTCTGGGTTAACCGCTTGTCAGTTTGGTTTTACAACCGCTTGGGAGGATTTGCATTCTCCCTCTACTGTTTTGGAAGATTCCCTCAATTATAGTTATCTACTTCCTCATGGTGAAAAAGCTATCTCTATCTGTCAACAAGAAAGACAAAAGGGGAGAACAACTTTTAAATGGAAAATTGCGATACAACCCCTAGAAACAGAATTGCAGATTTTTAGTCAACTGGTGTCTGTGTTAAAAGGGGCTAAATTAAGGTTAGACGCTAATGGGGGGTTAAATTACCAAGAAGCGATCGCCTGGTTAAAGATAGCAGATAAAACTGGTGTGGTGGAATTCCTCGAACAACCCCTACCCCCAAGAGAATTTAGCACTATGCTAGACTTGAGTCAAAAATCTAACACAGCGATCGCCCTAGACGAATCCGTGGCTACTTTAACAGAATTAGAAACTTGTTATCAGCAAGGTTGGCGAGGGGTTTATGTGGTTAAACCTGCGATCGCGGGTTCGCCCCAAAAATTAAAACAACTGTGTCAAAAATATCAACTTGATATCGTCTTTTCTTCAGTCTTTGAGACAGAAATCGGAAGACAAGGGATACTTAAACTAGCTAGAGAATTAAACTTAACTCGTCCCCTCGGTTTTAGCGTTAATCAATGGTTCAAAGAAAATTAG
- the hisA gene encoding 1-(5-phosphoribosyl)-5-[(5-phosphoribosylamino)methylideneamino]imidazole-4-carboxamide isomerase, translating into MEVIPAIDILDGNCVRLYQGDYQQAQIYNSDPVVVAQEWAQKGASLVHLVDLDGAKQGKPVNLEVIKAIIAAVDIPVQVGGGLRDRQSLQELFALGVARVIVGTIAVENTKEVQNWCQDFPGKVIIGIDARDGKVATKGWLETSRITATSLAQQFPNTAAIIYTDIQRDGTLTGPNLTALRELAQVVDVPIIASGGVSSLTDLLSLLSLESLGVTGVILGRALYTGAVDLTEAIRAIGNGRWQDVPPEGNFSTFA; encoded by the coding sequence ATGGAAGTTATCCCCGCTATCGATATATTAGATGGAAATTGCGTCAGATTGTACCAAGGAGACTATCAACAAGCACAGATTTATAATTCTGATCCTGTAGTAGTTGCTCAAGAATGGGCGCAAAAAGGAGCTAGTCTCGTACATCTGGTGGATTTAGATGGAGCTAAACAGGGTAAACCAGTTAATTTAGAGGTAATTAAAGCCATTATCGCAGCAGTAGATATCCCTGTACAAGTAGGGGGAGGTTTACGCGATCGCCAAAGTTTACAAGAGTTATTTGCTTTAGGTGTAGCTAGAGTAATTGTGGGGACGATCGCCGTAGAAAACACCAAAGAAGTACAAAACTGGTGTCAAGACTTTCCAGGAAAGGTAATTATTGGTATTGACGCTAGAGACGGTAAAGTAGCTACCAAAGGTTGGTTAGAAACCTCAAGGATCACAGCAACATCTTTAGCTCAACAATTTCCTAACACTGCAGCTATTATCTATACCGATATTCAACGAGATGGTACACTTACAGGACCTAATTTGACCGCACTGAGGGAATTAGCCCAAGTCGTAGATGTACCGATTATCGCTTCTGGAGGGGTTAGCTCTCTGACAGATTTATTAAGTTTATTATCTTTAGAATCATTAGGAGTAACAGGAGTAATACTGGGACGGGCTCTTTATACGGGAGCGGTTGATTTAACCGAAGCGATTCGCGCTATTGGTAATGGGCGTTGGCAAGATGTACCCCCTGAAGGGAATTTCTCTACTTTTGCTTAG
- a CDS encoding ATP-dependent protease has protein sequence MESPSSIAVRELPLFPLPKVVLFPGRPLPLHIFEFRYRIMMNTILETDSRFGVLMVDPVEGKVAQIGCCAEIIHFQRLPDDRLKILTLGQSRFRVLEFVREKPYLVGLVEWFEDQPTNEDLNPKAQEVKSLLTDVVHLSAKLTDQKIELPDDLPELPMELSYWIASNLYDVASEQQMLLEMRDTAARLDREGEILTSTRNHLAARTALKDAFQ, from the coding sequence ATGGAATCTCCTTCTTCAATCGCCGTTAGAGAACTTCCTTTATTTCCTTTACCCAAGGTAGTGTTATTTCCAGGACGTCCTCTCCCACTGCATATTTTTGAATTCCGCTATAGAATCATGATGAACACTATCTTGGAAACCGATAGTCGTTTTGGGGTACTCATGGTTGATCCTGTAGAGGGTAAGGTAGCACAAATTGGTTGTTGTGCGGAAATTATCCATTTTCAGCGTTTACCTGACGATCGCCTGAAAATACTTACCCTTGGACAATCTCGTTTTCGAGTCCTAGAATTTGTGCGGGAGAAACCCTATTTAGTGGGTTTAGTGGAATGGTTTGAGGATCAGCCCACTAATGAGGATCTTAACCCAAAAGCTCAAGAGGTCAAAAGTTTATTAACAGATGTGGTACATTTATCTGCTAAGTTAACCGATCAGAAGATAGAATTACCCGATGATTTACCTGAACTTCCTATGGAGTTATCTTACTGGATTGCTAGTAATCTCTATGATGTAGCTTCAGAACAACAAATGCTCTTAGAAATGCGCGACACTGCAGCCAGACTAGATAGAGAAGGGGAAATTCTGACCTCTACTCGTAATCATTTAGCTGCTCGGACTGCTCTCAAAGACGCTTTTCAATAA
- a CDS encoding flavin oxidoreductase, translating into MNKAAKDVQVLPIAQNTRVLRSRTWTRLKFEIEYGLQKGTTANSYLIESDRTILLDPPGESFGDIFLKNLQQRIDLKTIDYVILGHVNANRGYTLKALLALAPQITCVCTNPAAIVLGEIFNENLPNLKIIKGEESLDIGQGHQLELIPIPLPRWPDALATYDPQTQILYTDKLFGAHVCGDQVFDEGWRVYEQDRRYYFDCLMAPCAKQVSTAIHKLGEKNPKIYATGHGPLVRYGLQELNQSYQQWLEQEKTQALSVALIYASAYGNTATLAQAIARGISKAGVRVESINAEIADGETIKTAVVAADGFIFGSPTLGGHAPTQIQTALGITLANADSKKLAGVFGSYGWSGEAIDFLESKLRDGGYSFGFEPIRVKFTPTEVVLKTCEEAGTDFAQGLKKAKKAQTPRPSVLGATANYTDQALGRIVGSLCIVTTQQGELKSAMLASWVSQATFTPPGITVAVAKERAIESLLYQDSKFVLNILAEGKHLKLMKHFLKPFAPGEDRFIGVETTTANNGCPILSDALAYLECRVVNRMECGDHWLIYAIAEVGELLQSTGITAVHHRKSGNHY; encoded by the coding sequence ATGAATAAAGCAGCTAAAGACGTTCAAGTATTACCAATTGCCCAAAATACTAGGGTATTAAGATCGCGCACTTGGACTAGATTAAAATTTGAAATAGAATATGGTCTGCAAAAAGGTACAACCGCCAATAGTTATCTAATTGAGAGCGATCGCACTATTTTATTAGATCCTCCAGGAGAGTCTTTTGGTGATATTTTCCTCAAAAATCTCCAACAGCGAATAGACCTGAAAACCATAGACTACGTTATTTTAGGTCACGTCAACGCTAATCGTGGTTATACCCTCAAAGCTTTACTAGCATTAGCCCCCCAAATTACCTGTGTCTGTACCAATCCCGCGGCGATCGTCCTCGGGGAAATCTTTAACGAAAACCTTCCTAACCTCAAAATTATTAAAGGAGAAGAAAGTCTAGACATCGGTCAAGGTCATCAATTAGAATTAATCCCTATACCCTTACCTCGTTGGCCCGACGCACTCGCTACCTACGATCCTCAAACCCAAATCCTCTATACCGATAAATTATTTGGTGCTCATGTTTGTGGAGATCAAGTTTTTGATGAAGGTTGGAGGGTTTATGAACAAGATAGACGCTATTATTTTGACTGTTTAATGGCCCCTTGTGCTAAACAAGTAAGTACTGCTATCCATAAATTAGGGGAAAAAAACCCTAAAATCTACGCTACAGGTCATGGACCATTGGTACGCTATGGGTTGCAAGAATTAAACCAATCTTATCAACAATGGCTAGAACAGGAAAAAACTCAAGCATTAAGCGTAGCTCTAATTTATGCCTCAGCTTATGGTAATACAGCAACCCTAGCTCAAGCGATCGCCCGTGGAATCAGTAAAGCAGGAGTTAGGGTAGAATCCATCAACGCCGAAATTGCCGACGGAGAAACCATTAAAACCGCAGTCGTAGCAGCAGATGGCTTTATTTTTGGTTCTCCTACTCTCGGTGGTCATGCTCCAACCCAAATACAAACAGCATTAGGGATAACTCTAGCCAACGCTGACTCTAAGAAACTAGCGGGAGTTTTTGGCTCTTATGGTTGGAGTGGAGAGGCGATCGACTTTTTGGAGAGTAAGTTACGGGATGGGGGTTATAGTTTTGGTTTTGAACCAATCAGAGTTAAATTTACTCCTACAGAAGTAGTGTTAAAAACTTGTGAAGAAGCGGGGACAGATTTTGCTCAAGGGTTGAAAAAGGCTAAAAAAGCTCAAACCCCACGTCCTTCGGTTTTAGGTGCTACAGCTAATTACACAGACCAAGCTTTAGGGCGAATCGTTGGCTCTCTTTGTATCGTTACTACCCAACAGGGAGAACTTAAAAGCGCTATGCTCGCTTCTTGGGTATCTCAAGCTACCTTTACTCCTCCAGGTATCACCGTGGCTGTAGCTAAAGAAAGAGCAATAGAATCTCTGTTATATCAGGATAGCAAGTTTGTCCTCAATATTCTCGCTGAGGGTAAGCATTTAAAACTAATGAAACATTTTCTCAAACCCTTCGCACCGGGAGAAGATCGCTTTATAGGAGTAGAAACCACCACAGCTAATAATGGTTGTCCGATTTTGAGTGATGCTTTAGCTTATCTAGAATGTAGAGTAGTTAACCGTATGGAATGTGGCGATCACTGGTTAATTTACGCGATCGCCGAAGTGGGTGAACTCCTCCAATCTACTGGTATAACCGCAGTGCATCACCGTAAATCAGGAAATCATTATTAG